The sequence CGGCGCGGGGGGGTGACGGCGCGCACCAGCGAGGCCACGCCGAGCCAGAAGACCAGGAAGGCGACGGGCCAGCCGAAGAGGCGGGGGAAGAAGAAGCCCAGGAGGGACACGAGCACCAGGAAGGCGCCGAGCGCAGCGACCCACCCGGTGTCCTCGCGGCCGATCATCCGCTGGCCCACCAGGGAGCGCCCCAGGACGGAGCCGGCGCGGGCGACGCGCCCCACGGCGCGTCCCAGGGTCCCGCCGCGGTGTGCGCGCCGCCGGGCCTCGCGGGCGGAGGCGCGGCCGGGCTTGCGGACGTCCTCGGGGCGCTCGGTCACCAGCCGCTCGGCCTTGCGCCGCTCCGGGTTGCCGATGCGGCGCCCGGGGGGAGTGAGGGTGATCTCCACCGCGGACTCCAGGTCGCGGAGGAAGAGGTCCTCCATCTGGCCGGCGAACTCGCGGTCGAGCACGGCCACGTCCATCTCCCAGTTCCCCAGGAGGGAAGCCAGGTTCATGTTGCTGGACCCCACGCGCGACCAGACGCCGTCGGCGACGGCGGTCTTGGCGTGGATCATGGGGCCCTCCCACTCGAAGAGCCGCACCCCCGCCTCCAGCAGCGGGCGGTACCCGGCGCGCGACAGTCCCCCGACGATGGGCCAGTTGTTGAAGGCGGGGACGATGACGCGCACGTCCACCCCGTCGCGGGCGGCGGCGGCGAGCGCCTCGGTCATCGCGGGCGGGGCGACGAAGTACGGGTCCGTGATCCAGAGCCGCCGCTCCACGCCCACGTTGATGAACTGCGACAGCCGGTAGATGCGGCTTCTCCCCGGCTCCCCCTCCACGACCCGCACCGCCACGTCGCCGACGCGGCGGGCCCGCTCGGGATCCGGGACCTCCTCGGGGGGGAGCGGGCGCCCGGCGATCCCCCAGGTGCGGGCGAAGGCGCGGTCGATCACGGCCGCCACGGGCCCGCGGAACTCCACCCCGGTGTCGCGCCAGGGGGGAATGCCGGCCGCCGGGTCGCCGGCCCACTCGTCGCCGATGCACATCCCGGAGACGGAGGCGTACTCGCCGTCCGTCACCACCACCTTCCGGTGGTCGCGCCGCAGCCCGTTGAGCGGGTCGCGGACGCTGGGCGGCGCGAAGGCACGCACCCCCGCCCCGGCGTCGCGGAGCGGCTTCCAGAAGCGCCCCGGGGTGGCCCAGCACCCCAGCCAGTCGTAGAGCACCCGGACCTTCACCCCCTCGCGCGCCCGGTCGGCCAGGGCGTCGCGGAAGCGCCGGCCGGTGCGGTCGTCGCGGAGGATATAGTTCTCCAGGTGGATCCACTCGCGCGCCCGGCCGATGGCGTCCAGCCACGCCTCGAAGGCCATGGGCCCGTCCACCAGCAGGCGCGCGGAGTTCCCCCGCACCTGGTGGGCATCCGAGGCGCGCAGCATGGCGCGCTCCGCCTGGCGCACCAGGGTCCGGGTGATCGCGAACGCGCCGGGCGTGGTGCGCCCGGGCTCGACCCGCTGCAGCGAGGTGAGCGGGGCTTCGGTGGCGGGTGGGATCGCGCGCTCCGGTCCGTGCATCGAGCGGTGTTCGGGTGGCTCCTCGGGGCCGCTGCGGCGCCCGCCGTCCGGCCGGCGGCGCCCTTCCGCGACGTCGTATGGATAACACGTGTACCACGGCAGGGCGAGGTTCGTGCCGCAGGGGAGCGCAGGCGAGGGGTGCGGCTACGGCGTCCCCAGAGCTTCGCGCAGCGCGGAGCGGGTCTGCGCCACGTACGCGCCGCCGAACAGGTTGACGTGCACCAGGAGGTAGAAGAGCTGGTACGCGGCCCGGCGCCCTTCGCGGTACCCGGGGAGGAGGGGGCGGGCCTCGGCGTAGGCGGCGCGGAAGCGCGGGGCGAAGCCGCCGAACAGCTCGGACATGGCGAGGTCCACCTCGCGGTGCCCGCGGTAGGCGGCGGGGTCCACCAGGGCGGGCTCGCCGGTGGCGGCGGGGAGCACGTTGCCGCCCCAGAGGTCGCCGTGCAGCAGCGCGGGGCCGTCCTCCTCGGCGGGGCCCAGCAGGTCGGGGAGACGGTCCAGCAGGCGCGCCCACTCGCGGGCGTCGTCCGCGTACCCGGCGTCGCGGGCGCGCCGGAGCTGGGGCTCCAGCCTGCGCTCGCGCCAGAACTCCGCCCAGGTGGAGGTGGAGGCGTTGGGCTGCGGGAGCGGGCCGATGAAGTTGTCTTCCTCCCACCCCCAGCGGCCGTCCGCCAGCCGGTGCAGCGCGGCGAGCCCGCGCCCCAGCCGCTCGTCGTATCCCGGTCCGGGCGCGCCGGGCTCGATCCACTCCAGCAGGAGCCACCCGGGCTCGCCGGGGGCGCCCTCCTCCGCCGGGTCCCAGGCGGCGAGCACCTCCGGGACGCGCAGCTCCTCCCCCGCGGCGGCGCGAAGCGCACGGAGGGCGCGGGCCTCGGCGGGGAAGAGGCCCGCGGGGGCGTCGGCGTTGTACTTGAGGAAGGCGGGGCCGTCCGGCAGCTCCAGCCGCAGCGCGGGGTTGACGCACCCGCCGCCCACCGGGCGGGCGTCGCGCACCGCGCCGAAGCGCGCCTCCACCCGCCGCCGGACCGCCGCCGGGAGGGTCACGCCGCTCCCTGCTCCCGCAGCAGGTGGACGAGCAGGGCGGCGCAGGAGCGCTCCACCATGTCGTGCACGTCCTCGAAGCCGCGGGCGCCGCCGTAGTACGGGTCCGGCACGTCCGTCCCGCTCCGCTCGGGGTCCCACTCGCGCAGCCGGTGCACGCGCGCGGTGCCCCCGGTGGCGGCGTGCAGCGCCTCGACCTCCGCCTGGTTCTCCGCGTCCATGGCGATCACGTAGTCGAAGCTGCGCAGGTCGCGGGCGGTGAGCTGGCGGCTCGCCCCGGCCACCGTGATGCCGCGGGCGCGCGCGGTGGCGGCGCTGCGCCGGTCGGGCGGCGCCCCGGCGTGGTAGCCGGAGGTGCCCGCGGAGTCGACCTCGAAGAGGTGCTCCACGCCGCGCTCGCGGGCCAGGTGCCGGAACACGGATTCGGCCAGCGGCGAGCGGCAGATGTTGCCGAGGCAGACGAAGAGGATCTTCACGGGCGGGTCGCTTCATCGCTCGAGGAATCGTCGAAACCGGCCCCAAGCTCGCCCCCGGTCGCCGGAGCGCGCAAGTCCGTGCCGGACGCGGCCGATTCCCGGCCGGGCGCTCGAAGTGAGCAATTTCCTGGAAGAGATGGAGCGGCCGAACCCGCACTTTGTTCCCACCGTAGCTGCGAGTCGAGTCCAGAGAGACGGCCCGCCGCGCGCCTCGGCCGGGGCGCAGGAGGGGACGTCTCCCGAAACCACGCTGCACCATTCGATCAGAGGGCCGATGATTCACATGAAGCGAGGCATCCAGGGACTGGCGCTGGCGTCCGCGATCTTCGCCGCCGCGTGCGACGACGTCCGGCCGCTGCCCACCCAGACCGAGGCGGCGCGCGAGCCGCAGGCAGCCGCCGCGCCCGCCGCCAAGCAGTCGGACGGCGGGATCCGGCGCGACGCCGCGGAGTACGCGAACGCCAACGGGGTGAGCGTGGCCGAGGCGATCCGCCGCATCGAGCTGCAGGCGGCCATCGGCGACCTCAACGGGAAGCTGGAGGAGCAGGAGGCCACCTTCGCGGGGCTGTACATCGAGCACGAGCCGGAGTACCGGGTCGTGGCGCGCTTCACCCGGGACGGCGCCGCCACGCTGCAGCGGTACGTGGCCGGGACCGCGCTGGCCGGCGTGGTCCGCGCCGAGGCCGCGCGGGCGAGCCTGGCCGATCTCCGGAAGGCACAGCAGACCGCTCTCCAGGCGGTCCGCGCCCGGGGGATCGAGGCGGACGGGAACGTCGACGTCCGCGCCAACGTCGCGGAGGTGCGCGTGCTGAACGCCGCGGCCGCCCGCGCCGCGGAGGCCCTGGACGCGCTGAGGCTGCCGGCCCAGGCCAGGGTGGTCGTCGTGGAGGCGCTGAGCCGTCCCTCCGCTCCCATCTACGGCGGGGCGTTCATCAAGAACCTCAACACCGGCAGCTACTGCACGGGCGGCTTCACGGTGCGCCACTCCAGCGGCGCGAGGGGTATCCTCACGGCCGGGCACTGCGACAACAACATGTGGGTCTGGGACTACGTCGATCAGGCCTACTACAAGATCTGGTTCCAGGCAGAGCGGTTCTACGGCGCCCAGGACGTGCAGTGGCACACCACGCCGTACACGCCGGACAACTGGGTCTGGACCGGCTCCAACTACCGCGAGATCCTGGCCACCCGCTCCCGCGCCAACCAGAACGTGGGCGACTGGGCGTGCAAGTACGGAGTGAGCTCCGGCTACAGCTGCGGCTACATCCAGACCAAGACCTTCACGCCCGGGTACGTCCCGGGGGCAACCTCGACCTACATCGTCGTGCACCGGGACGGGGTGGACAACTGCACGC comes from Longimicrobiaceae bacterium and encodes:
- a CDS encoding S1 family peptidase, with the protein product MKRGIQGLALASAIFAAACDDVRPLPTQTEAAREPQAAAAPAAKQSDGGIRRDAAEYANANGVSVAEAIRRIELQAAIGDLNGKLEEQEATFAGLYIEHEPEYRVVARFTRDGAATLQRYVAGTALAGVVRAEAARASLADLRKAQQTALQAVRARGIEADGNVDVRANVAEVRVLNAAAARAAEALDALRLPAQARVVVVEALSRPSAPIYGGAFIKNLNTGSYCTGGFTVRHSSGARGILTAGHCDNNMWVWDYVDQAYYKIWFQAERFYGAQDVQWHTTPYTPDNWVWTGSNYREILATRSRANQNVGDWACKYGVSSGYSCGYIQTKTFTPGYVPGATSTYIVVHRDGVDNCTPGDSGGPWFVSNTALGVMSGHINNVDGIYMAINFASYLDITPLTN
- a CDS encoding fructosamine kinase family protein — encoded protein: MTLPAAVRRRVEARFGAVRDARPVGGGCVNPALRLELPDGPAFLKYNADAPAGLFPAEARALRALRAAAGEELRVPEVLAAWDPAEEGAPGEPGWLLLEWIEPGAPGPGYDERLGRGLAALHRLADGRWGWEEDNFIGPLPQPNASTSTWAEFWRERRLEPQLRRARDAGYADDAREWARLLDRLPDLLGPAEEDGPALLHGDLWGGNVLPAATGEPALVDPAAYRGHREVDLAMSELFGGFAPRFRAAYAEARPLLPGYREGRRAAYQLFYLLVHVNLFGGAYVAQTRSALREALGTP
- a CDS encoding low molecular weight protein-tyrosine-phosphatase, giving the protein MKILFVCLGNICRSPLAESVFRHLARERGVEHLFEVDSAGTSGYHAGAPPDRRSAATARARGITVAGASRQLTARDLRSFDYVIAMDAENQAEVEALHAATGGTARVHRLREWDPERSGTDVPDPYYGGARGFEDVHDMVERSCAALLVHLLREQGAA
- a CDS encoding phospholipase D-like domain-containing protein, whose protein sequence is MHGPERAIPPATEAPLTSLQRVEPGRTTPGAFAITRTLVRQAERAMLRASDAHQVRGNSARLLVDGPMAFEAWLDAIGRAREWIHLENYILRDDRTGRRFRDALADRAREGVKVRVLYDWLGCWATPGRFWKPLRDAGAGVRAFAPPSVRDPLNGLRRDHRKVVVTDGEYASVSGMCIGDEWAGDPAAGIPPWRDTGVEFRGPVAAVIDRAFARTWGIAGRPLPPEEVPDPERARRVGDVAVRVVEGEPGRSRIYRLSQFINVGVERRLWITDPYFVAPPAMTEALAAAARDGVDVRVIVPAFNNWPIVGGLSRAGYRPLLEAGVRLFEWEGPMIHAKTAVADGVWSRVGSSNMNLASLLGNWEMDVAVLDREFAGQMEDLFLRDLESAVEITLTPPGRRIGNPERRKAERLVTERPEDVRKPGRASAREARRRAHRGGTLGRAVGRVARAGSVLGRSLVGQRMIGREDTGWVAALGAFLVLVSLLGFFFPRLFGWPVAFLVFWLGVASLVRAVTPPRRRGP